One Setaria viridis chromosome 3, Setaria_viridis_v4.0, whole genome shotgun sequence DNA window includes the following coding sequences:
- the LOC117848696 gene encoding sulfite reductase [ferredoxin], chloroplastic, protein MSAAVGGAEFHGFRGAAAQLPRSRMLGRPLRVAPPAAAPAGGGASSGSIRAVSAPLKKDAAEVKRSKVEIIKEKSNFLRYPLNEELVSEAPNINDSAVQLIKFHGSYQQTDRDVRGQKNYSFMLRTKNPCGKVPNQLYLAMDTLADEFGIGTLRLTTRQTFQLHGVLKKNLKTVLSTVIKNMGSTLGACGDLNRNVLAPAAPYVRKDILFAQQTAENIAALLTPQSGAYYDLWVDGEKIMSAEEPPEVTKARNDNSHGTNFPDSPEPIYGTQYLPRKFKIAVTVAGDNSVDILTNDIGVVVVSDDAGEPVGFNIYVGGGMGRTHRVETTFPRLADPLGYVPKEDILYAIKAIVVTQRENGRRDDRKYSRMKYLIDHWGIDKFRAEVEKYYGKKFESFRPLPEWQFNSYLGWQEQGDGKLFYGVHVDNGRVGGQAKKTLREIIEKYNLDVSITPNQNLILCGIDQAWREPITTALAQAGLLEPKDVDPLNLTAMACPALPLCPLAQTEAERGILPILKRIRAVFDKVGIKDSESVVVRITGCPNGCARPYMAELGFVGDGPKSYQIWLGGTPNQSTLAESFMNKVKLDDIEKVLEPLFSYWNSTRLEGESFGSFTNRTGFNKLKEVVDKWVESPSAA, encoded by the exons ATGTCGGCGGCGGTCGGGGGCGCCGAGTTCCACGGGTTCCGGGGCGCCGCGGCGCAGCTCCCCAGGTCGCGGATGCTCGGGAGGCCGCTCCGGgtggcgccacccgccgcggccccggccggcgggggcgcgtcCTCGGGCAGCATACGCGCTGTCTCCGCG CCTCTGAAGAAGGATGCAGCTGAAGTGAAGCGAAGCAAGGTTGAGATCATCAAGGAAAAGAGCAATTTCCTCCGGTACCCCTTGAACGAGGAGTTGGTCTCAGAGGCCCCAAATATCAATGATAGTGCTGTCCAGTTGATCAAGTTTCATGGAAGCTACCAACAGACTGATCGAGATGTCCGCGGGCAGAAGAATTACTCTTTCATGCTCCGGACAAAGAATCCTTGTGGGAAAGTTCCGAACCAGCTTTACTTGGCTATGGATACACTTGCTGATGAGTTTGGCATTGGGACACTCCGTTTGACCACCAGGCAGACATTCCAGCTGCATGGTGTTCTTAAGAAGAACCTGAAGACTGTTCTCAGCACTGTCATAAAGAATATGGGCTCAACATTGGGTGCTTGTGGAGATCTGAATAGGAATGTGCTTGCACCTGCAGCGCCTTATGTCAGGAAAGATATCCTTTTTGCTCAACAAACAGCAGAGAACATTGCAGCACTCCTTACACCACAATCTGGAGCTTATTATGACCTGTGGGTGGATGGAGAGAAGATAATGTCAGCTGAAGAGCCTCCTGAGGTCACAAAAGCCCGCAATGACAACTCACATGGAACAAATTTCCCTGACTCTCCGGAACCAATCTACGGCACCCAGTATCTGCCGAGGAAGTTCAAGATTGCAGTTACTGTGGCTGGTGATAACTCTGTTGATATTCTGACCAATGACAttggtgttgttgttgtttcaGATGATGCAGGAGAGCCTGTTGGCTTTAACATCTAT GTTGGTGGTGGCATGGGAAGGACACACCGAGTGGAAACTACATTCCCTCGGCTGGCTGATCCATTGGGTTATGTTCCAAAAGAAGATATATTATATGCTATAAAGGCCATCGTCGTCACACAGAGGGAAAATGGAAGAAGGGATGACCGCAAGTATAGTAGGATGAAGTATTTGATTGACCATTGGGGAATTGACAAGTTCCGGGCTGAAGTTGAAAAATATTACGGGAAGAAGTTTGAAAGTTTCCGGCCATTGCCTGAGTGGCAGTTTAACAGCTACCTTGGCTGGCAAGAACAG GGTGATGGGAAATTATTCTATGGAGTGCATGTTGATAATGGTCGTGTTGGTGGGCAAGCAAAGAAAACTCTACGGGAGATAATTGAGAAGTATAATTTGGATGTTAGTATTACCCCAAACCAAAATCTTATTTTATGTGGGATCGATCAGGCATGGAGAGAACCCATCACTACAGCTCTTGCACAAGCTGGCCTGCTG GAACCAAAGGATGTGGACCCCCTGAATTTAACTGCCATGGCATGCCCTGCCTTGCCACTGTGCCCTTTGGCACAAACAGAAGCTGAACGTGGGATCCTACCTATTCTTAAAAGAATTAGAGCAGTTTTCGATAAG GTTGGTATCAAGGATTCGGAGTCTGTGGTTGTGAGGATAACTGGCTGCCCTAATGGATGTGCTAGACCATATATGGCAGAGCTTGGTTTTGTTGGTGATGGCCCGAAAAGTTACCAG ATCTGGCTGGGTGGAACACCAAACCAGAGTACCCTAGCAGAATCATTCATGAACAAAGTGAAGCTTGATGACATTGAGAAGGTTTTGGAACCTCTATTTTCCTACTGGAACAGCACGCGCCTGGAAGGTGAATCTTTTGGAAGCTTCACAAACCGAACA GGATTCAACAAATTGAAAGAGGTGGTGGACAAGTGGGTAGAGTCACCATCAGCCGCATAA
- the LOC140222359 gene encoding uncharacterized protein, whose amino-acid sequence MGCCVSKKCDESPGAVGEAARRRSEARDPPPPPEEEETVKEVLSETPKAKPRPRPRRVAASAGQEAGEAVAKAKGGGARVKDGGGGRARRAAGPARSGPSCDSKSEVASESSAATTAVGPERSPAKAVARRRAAAAPGEPARGARRDRGDASPAPGAGRAGGGSGRASPSPPTPPRRRDTTGERPGRRSPSPAAKRTQEQRRAGAGAATQRKPPVPARPCSRASPRRGQEAPAAPQLSPPAQPVVPPSPQPQPLLEENGAATAAVAGDGEGNESLDNPLVAMECFIFL is encoded by the coding sequence ATGGGTTGCTGCGTCAGCAAGAAGTGCGACGAGTCGCCGGGCGCCGTGGGGGAggctgcgcggcggcggtcggaggcgcgcgacccgccgccgccgccggaggaggaggagacggtcAAGGAGGTGCTCTCGGAGACCCCGAAGGCCAAGCCGAGGCCCAGGCCGAGGCGCGTGGCCGCGTCCGCGGGGCAAGAAGCCGGAGAGGCTGTGGCCAAGGCGAAGGGTGGCGGTGCCAGGGTGAAGGATGGTGGGGGTGGCAgggcgcgtcgggcggcggggccggcgcgtTCCGGGCCTTCCTGCGACTCCAAGTCGGAGGTGGCGTCCGAGTCCTCGGCCGCGACCACCGCCGTGGGGCCCGAGCGGTCGCCAGCGAAGGCGGTGGCCAGGAGGCGGGCGGCAGCCGCTCCAGGCGAGCCAGCCCGCGGCGCCAGGCGGGACCGGGGCGATGCATCCCCTGCCCCAGGTGCCGGTCGCGctggtggtggcagcgggcgcgcgtcgccctcgccgcctaccccgccgcggcggcgcgacaCCACAGGCGAGCGGCCGGGCCGGAGGTCACCGTCGCCCGCAGCGAAGCGGACGCAGGAGCAGcgccgcgcgggcgcgggcgccgccacGCAACGTAAGCCGCCCGTTCCCGCGAGGCCGTGCAGCCGCGCGTCGCCGCGGCGTGGGCaggaggcgccggcggctccccagctctcgccgccggcgcagccagTCGTCCCCCCATctccgcagccgcagccgctgcTAGAGGAGaatggcgccgccaccgccgccgtggccggcgacggcgaggggaaTGAGTCCCTGGACAACCCGTTGGTGGCCATGGAATGCTTCATCTTCCTGTAG
- the LOC117849064 gene encoding uncharacterized protein, translating to MYNRLNKIVNKIRSLGSDKWGRREVVDKILSAYMARDVQLPILIREKRGFKKFTPADVIGRIEEHLITVKEFKLSQKMSKIHEQIEKNNEVALKASHKGKEKEGSSSSNVTTKKIDDDSDSESMDEKEMALFMRRIRRVMKRGGFFDKNKDKDKNKRKSKRPCFGCGKEGHFIANCPEVKVKRNDSSKHEKSKYKKKVGEAHLGQEWDSNEEISDSDEEVGVATMAFEASISKSSLFDDLTDDESGFTHTCFMARGPKDIIWNL from the exons ATGTACAATAGGTTAAACAAGATCGTTAACAAGATAAGATCTCTTGGGAGTGATAAGTGGGGGAGAAGAGAAGTGGTTGACAAGATCCTCTCGGCTTACATGGCAAGAGATGTGCAACTTCCCATCTTGATTAGAGAAAAGAGAGGATTCAAGAAGTTCACACCGGCGGATGTGATTGGGAGAATTGAAGAACATCTTATCACCGTCAAAGAATTTAAGCTATCTCAAAAAATGTCAAAGATACATGAACAAATTGAGAAGAATAATGAGGTAGCTCTTAAAGCAAGTCACAAGGGCAAGGAAAAGGAAGGAAGCTCATCGTCAAATGTCACCACAAAGAAAATTGATGATGATAGTGATAGTGAGAGCATGGATGAGAAGGAGATGGCTTTGTTCATGAGAAGAATAAGAAGAGTTATGAAGAGGGGAGGTTTCTTTGACAAAAATAAAGACAAGGACAAAAACAAGAGAAAGTCAAAGAGGCCATGCTTTGGATGTGGCAAAGAAGGTCACTTCATTGCAAATTGTCCGGAAGTCAAGGTGAAGAGAAATGACTCATCCAAGCACGAAAAGAGCAAGTACAAGAAGAAGGTTGGAGAAGCACACTTGGGTCAAGAATGGGATTCAAATGAAGAAATTTCGGACTCGGATGAGGAGGTTGGAGTGGCAACAATGGCATTTGAAGCTTCAATCTCAAAGTCATCTTTATTTGATGATCTTACCGATGATGAGAGCGGCTTCACCCACACTTGCTTCATGGCTAGAGGGCCTAAG GACATAATTTGGAACTTATAA